From a region of the Chitinophaga caseinilytica genome:
- a CDS encoding tetratricopeptide repeat protein — protein sequence MKAFNLFIKYRLPLGLVLLVGGIALGLGVGWWEATIVLVLALVCIVTHFLFGPMRLVQEAVEMGDVDGAMRYMNMVKFPKLLIKPIRSVYYFMQSNLAMQNQDLDKAEAAVKASIKTGSPMKEYEGMQFFQLGTIAYQKNDIKSADANLKKAVRLGLPDKENTAGALLMLCSIAMSRRDFKTAKDFFRRAKAQKPTTEQIVSQIKEMDKYISRMPG from the coding sequence ATGAAAGCATTTAACTTATTTATTAAATACCGCTTGCCGCTTGGACTGGTACTTCTCGTTGGCGGTATTGCCCTCGGCCTTGGCGTGGGCTGGTGGGAAGCTACGATCGTGCTCGTGCTGGCCCTGGTTTGCATTGTGACCCATTTTCTCTTTGGCCCCATGCGGCTTGTACAGGAAGCTGTGGAAATGGGGGACGTAGACGGCGCCATGCGATATATGAACATGGTGAAATTCCCGAAACTGCTCATCAAGCCCATCCGTTCCGTATACTACTTCATGCAGAGCAACCTGGCCATGCAAAACCAGGACCTCGACAAAGCCGAAGCTGCCGTAAAGGCCAGTATCAAAACCGGTAGCCCGATGAAGGAATACGAAGGGATGCAGTTCTTCCAGCTGGGCACTATCGCCTATCAGAAAAACGATATCAAATCAGCCGATGCGAACCTGAAGAAAGCCGTGCGCCTTGGTCTCCCCGATAAAGAGAATACGGCCGGCGCCCTGCTGATGCTCTGCTCAATCGCCATGAGCCGCCGCGATTTCAAAACCGCGAAAGATTTCTTCCGCCGTGCGAAAGCGCAAAAACCCACGACCGAACAGATCGTGAGCCAGATCAAGGAAATGGATAAATACATCAGCCGCATGCCTGGTTGA
- a CDS encoding response regulator transcription factor — translation MIRIVLYEDNTKLRENLTLLIDGAQNFVVCGAFRNCDNILQQMDDLLPDVLLMDIDMPGVNGIEGLRIVRSRFPQMPILMLTVFDDNQHVFEAIKAGADGYLLKKTPPDKLLEYIQDVYDGGAPMTSSIARQVLHLFARQPSDRNEMYNLSEREKEVLQLLVNGYSYKMIASEIFISIDTVRSHIKKIYEKLHVNSKSEAVAKAFRDKLV, via the coding sequence ATGATCCGAATCGTGTTATACGAGGATAACACCAAATTGCGAGAGAACCTGACATTACTGATCGACGGAGCACAAAATTTTGTAGTATGCGGCGCATTCCGTAATTGCGACAACATCCTGCAGCAGATGGACGATCTGCTCCCTGACGTACTGTTAATGGACATCGACATGCCCGGCGTCAACGGCATCGAAGGCCTGCGCATCGTCCGCTCCCGTTTCCCCCAAATGCCCATCCTCATGCTTACCGTGTTCGACGACAACCAGCACGTATTCGAGGCCATCAAAGCAGGCGCAGACGGGTATCTCCTGAAAAAGACCCCGCCAGACAAGCTCCTCGAATATATCCAGGACGTGTACGACGGCGGCGCGCCCATGACGTCGAGCATCGCGCGGCAGGTGCTGCACCTGTTTGCCCGCCAGCCTTCCGACCGCAACGAGATGTACAACCTTTCCGAGCGGGAAAAGGAAGTGCTCCAGCTGCTCGTAAACGGGTACAGTTACAAAATGATCGCGTCGGAAATTTTCATTTCGATCGACACCGTGCGTTCCCATATCAAGAAAATCTATGAAAAACTGCATGTAAACTCCAAGTCGGAGGCCGTAGCCAAGGCTTTCCGCGACAAACTCGTGTAA